In Buteo buteo chromosome 16, bButBut1.hap1.1, whole genome shotgun sequence, the DNA window ATTAGGAAGGCTGAAGAGCTTTGCCggttaatgaaagaaaaacttgaaGAGGAAGAGAGCCTCACCCGAGAGCTGAAGTCAGAAATTGAACACCTTCAGAGGAGAatggcagagctggagaagcTGGAGGAGGCCTTTGGCAGGAGCAAGAATGACTGTACACAGCTGTGTCTTAGCCTCAATGAAGAAAAGAACTTGACCAAAAAGATATCTACAGAATTAGAAATACTTAGAGTGAAAGTGAAAGAACTGGAAGCATCTGAGGACAGGCTGGATAAAACTGAGCAGAGCTTAACGGGTGAGttagaaaaactgaaatcctTAGCGCTGAGCTTtatcactgaaagaaaacattttaatgaaagagaaaagcagaatgaaaaaataatccaggaGCTAACTCAGAAACTAGAACAAAACAATAAACTAACTAGGGCAGATCAAACTAGAAATGCATCCAACTTGCTAGAAAGGTCATCAAATAATCTCCTGGACAGAAATGATTTGAGAATTGAAGATGACTTGACTTCTGCATTGCCCTCTAAGGAGTCCAGGAGGAAGGGAAATGTGGATTACCTGAAACATGTAGAAAATGAAACCAGGAATAAAtcagaaaaccaaaagaataaaaatcaggaAGACAACAAAGTGAAAGATCTCACCCAAGAAATTGAGAAACTTAAAACTCAGATTAAACGTTTTGAATCTTTAGaagaagaacttaaaaaaatgagagCCAAAAACAATGACCTGCAAGACAGTTATTTGAgtgaacagaataaaaacaaactctTAACGGGTCAgctagaagaaataaaaatgcaaataaagaaacagaaagatgtgGAGAATGGAGAGGTCGAAAATGAAGATACAAGCCTTTCTAGCAGGGGAAAACATGACAGACCTAAATACAGAGGTGTCACGGCTGATTTGACAGCTGCCAAGCACAAGTCAAGGGAGCTCTCACCGCAGCATCGTCGGGAAAGACTAAGGAACAGAGATTTCTCTGTCAGTAATGACAGCTACAGCCACGGTGGTAAGCAGGTGCCCAGTCCAAGCttaatgaacagaaaagcaggaaaagcatctGGTGCATCTGCCCTTTCAGACACTGCTGTGACAGATACAAAAAGACTGGAAGATAAATCTTTAGtttccactttttcttctgGTCAGAAGGAAGGCTGCATCACGCAGAATGAGGGGAAGAGATCAAAAGAGCAGCCGTCTGTCCTCAGCCGATATCCTCCTGCTGCACAGGAGCAGAAATCTTGGAAAGCACCTTCCAAACCTGTTGGTGACACAGGCCCAAGATCCAAGGCTGAAAAGCCATCTCAGGTGCTCCGTGGCAACTGCCAAACTGGTGCTGATGCACGGGATGAAAAGTCAAGCAAGGGAGAATCAGTGGCTTCTTtggctgagaagctgaaaacaagtCAGGCAGAAGTCAGTGACTGCTCGGGAGACACGCTGCTCACCAGGGGTAATCACACGTCTTCCAACGGCACAGCTTCGGCACACAGGTACCACCTCTCATCCCATGTGTCGGCATCGGACTCCACTGGCTCTACAGCAGAAGCAGTGAACACTTTTGCTGCATCACACAGACAGCCCTCGGAGGGGAGGGCTAAAAGAGCAATAATCTCCCAGGAAAAAGAATTCACAGACACATCACTTGAAAGTGCAAAGCCATCAACACTAACAAAGCGTTCCCATCGCTCCAGGAGTCAAGAAGACATCCTGCAGGTTCTCACAGGTCTTGATAAAGAAGACACAGAGCAGTCTTCAACTTCAGCAATGGATCATGTAAATGCTGGCTTAAAAATGGACTCCAAAACCATCCAGAGTAACCAGGAAAAACTTAATTCAGATGAAGAATCGGGAAGAAGCAAAAAACCAATCACTCAGTCAGATTTTGAGACAAGGAAGAAAGTCAGTTCCAAGCAGTTCTCCAGTTCCAGGGGAGTTTTTAGAGCATCACTttttgaaaatgacaaaaacaCTGTAAATGATGAAGACTCCACCAAGTGTATAAAACCATCAGATGCCAGCACTGGAGGATTTAAATCCAGAAGGTCGTTCAGCCCAAGAGAAGCTCTGAGATCAAAAGCTGTCATTAAACCTGCAATTGTTGAAAAGGATATGAAGGCAGTCATGGGAGGGACTATTTCTGAGGCAgagtcagaaaaacagaagtctgtttttaaaatggtaacaaataaaatgacaagCAGCATCACAATCTTCCCTTCTGAGCCAACAGCTTCAAGGACCAGTGGAGAtacagcagcaaaggaaaggcATGTTACCACCAGCAACATCATAGTTGCTCCAAATGAGCCTTCACCAATAACAAACAATCTCCCCACACCCTTCGAGATATCGATTAATAAAAGTGCTCTGAAATTATCTGAGACAGACAGAATTGGAGAGGCAGCACCAAGAAGTAAAGCAGAAACAGTGGTCTCCAGAAGCAGCTTTATGATAAAGACTTCTGAACTCACAGAGAGGAACAACTGTGAGCCACCTTCAGAGACAATCTGCTGGAAGAGCCACGGCTCTTCAGATGCAGCttcatctgaaacaaaacatgtCACTGTGAGAAGTTCCTGGAGAACAAGACAAGGCTTACGTTCCCTGGAGGACTCTCAAACCAAAGTGGAGAAAAGCGCAGCTTCCATTACTACAAACATGTGTAGGTCCTCAGTGGACCTCTCAGAAATGGAAGGGAACAGTGCAAGAACAAACTCCCTGGAGCAGACCTCAGCAAGGACCAGTGCCACAGCTAATTCCTGGAGTGCCCCTGAACTGGGGTCCCGAAGGACGAAAAGTAACTTAAGTGCGTCTGAACTGTTGACACGCAGGAGCTATGCAAGTGATCCTACAGCAGCTTCTGCTTGGCACCGGACCACGCTACCTGTAAGTATCCTATGTCAAACACTCTTCTCTTTCAGTTGATGAGCTTTTCCAAGTTGCCTGTTAGTTGTAGGGTGCCTGATTTTAAATTCTTACAGCTTATTTCCTGAAGTGCTGccctctcccagctcctgctatACTTCTTGTATATGAAGTACCCTATTTAGACTTCTTGAAATTGGATCCATCTGCTTGGGTCTTGTAATACCATATGAATAACTATAAAGTAGCATTTCATCTTGCCAAGATCAGAGAAGACATAGTCACAGCTTATGTAGGACATAGTGTGCTTTTCAGAGTGGCTTTGCATGGCGCTGTCAACTTGGAGCAGTAATGAAAAAATGATCGAAATGAGTAGATTTTAATAGGGCAGAGCTGTAGCTCTAATGGCAGCTGTAGAGGTATAGCTCCTTTTGGTAAGAACTGCACGGTTTCCCCATGTGTAACCAGACTCTGGTCTGGAAATGCTTCCCAGGCATCTCCTAAACAGATGAGTGGTGGCTGGCTACACAGGGCTGCTCCCTTCTTGGTCTGTGTCAATATGCCACCTGAAAAGAAGCAAGAGCCACAGGGATGGCTGTGTTCTTTTCCTATTCCTTTGGCTGGTACCAGTGAGGGGAGTCCCTCAAAGCTGGGCTGACATACACAGACAGTTGGTCTGGTGAGCTATACTTGCCACCGGAGCTGCAGGCTCCAGCATATTTCAAGCAAGCTCACTCTCACCAAGTGCCCCTCCCGTCCATTAAACCACATACCggttcctgctgcagctcctgcctctgcttttaCTTAGAGCTGCTCtaagcagctgctgccattgcCAGTCTCCAGGAGGAGACCAGCTGAGTAATCTGACAGGGCTGGTGGCAGAGGGGACAGATTCATAACCAAATGGCTCTGGCATTAACAAAAATGAGGTGGTGAAGATGTGAAAGGAGTTTTACATTTGCAAaacttctcttcccttctctggcAATATGAGAAGCACAGAAGAATTTGCatcattgctttgctttgctttgcagagagTCTTGCCTGGTGTTACGAAGTGCAGGTTGGCCTTCTAGCTACATTTAGACACAGGAAATACATCTTCTCCCTGGCCAGGGTTACTCGTGGGTCACAGTCAAGTCTGTACTTCTCAGAACTGACATGACTGAGGTTGTCCTTTTGCATAATGGCAGCTTATATGTTTGGGAAACAGGAAATCAATCCCTGAGCTTCCCTTTATCCCAGGAGTTTGAATTCACAGCACCCACGACCTTGAGTCTCACAGCTGAAGAGGTTTCCACTTGCAGCTGGGCTCATGTGTGACCAGTCATGGAGCCCTAAAGAGCGAGCACTCACATATTTCTTTCCCATCTTCCCTCTAGCAGCCCACTACCCAGGGCTGAGTGTTAGCTCTGCAGTATGTTCTGCGGATGGCCTCAAGGTCACTGTCAGATCAAATTTGCTAGCTATGCAGTGTGCCtacaacagcagctgaaatgtACCTGACAGACCAATGTGACCTCTGTATGGTCATCCTGGGTATTCCTGATGAATTAGCTGTCTTCCAGCCTTGCCTGCATCTGCAGTGACAAACAGTCAGGAAAGCAACCACATGGTTAGTTCATACAGGGCTGTTGAGTATTGAGTTAGGTATCTCTGTGCAtcatactttgaaataaaatcacacacaccacagagTCACAAATCTGAATTCTTGGTCATAAATTAAGTATATTTTTATCTTGTAAATGAGGAGCATGAAGTTACCCCGAAAGACTCCAGATACACAGATATACCAGATGTTATACCAAATTTTATGTATTTGGGCAGGTCAAATTATTGCATATGCCCtcggaaaaaaaccaaagtatcTGCCTTTGAAGGGTATCTTCAGGCTTATAATATGCCTCATATCACAAGCAGTCTATTTCTGCTGGGATTTGTGTTTCAGTTAAAGATGTAGCTATTTCTCTGGCAGAAGGCTTGGCACTGATCTGTGCTAACTTTGCACGTTCAGCTCTCCTGTGAAGGCATCACTGTCACCTCTTCCCAGCTCCACTATCCAAAGTCTGAGATTGCCTTAAGAATCCTATTTGGGAAACACAGggtctgtgctggttttgccaAAATACATCTTCCTCTCCTCCATGAAATACTCATGATGTCTGACcatttgctgcagcacagcaggaagCTATAGCAAGCTGGAGGCTTGGCCCCTGCCTCAGCCTGGCCCTCAGGATAGACCCAAACTGAGCACCTGGAAATAATTCTTGCAAGATGCCAAGGCACAAGGTCTAATTTCAGCCTTCCGGTTTTGCACGGCCGATGTAGGCAAATGTCCCTAATGAAGCTACTTGAGGTATCAGCAGCTCTTAGCCATACTTGTgctacagaagcagcagctccttggAGTGCTGCTTTGGGAGACCCAGAAAGCAATAGGTGCTGCTGGATGGATGCTACAGCTTGAGGACCAGCTCCCTCTAGTGCTTGCAGCCAGCCTTTCTCGGGCTCCCATAAAAGCCATGAGGAGATGCAAGACCTCAAGCAGTCATTCTGTTGGGCTTGTGTTTCAGATAACGAAGTTGGTGTTTCTCTGGTGTGATGTTTGCTGAAAATTTGCAATGCCCAAATTAGTCCAAAGCCACTGGCAGGTAGCGAGCAGACAAGCAGGCAGCAATGCAAAATGAATGcacttaattaatttttcttgtggCTGTGACATTAATATGACTGGAGCTGGGCTGTGTGCTGCATGAATTAGGTAAAAACCTAAAGGTAGGCTTTTCTTCAAGTGAAGCTATGCATATCTTCTTATGGTGGGTGGGTCTCATCAAAAAGTCTCCCTGACAGTATCCAGGGATGTGCTGCCTCTTGCCCCTTCTCTGCTTTAGGGACTAATATAAAGTACATCCATCACCATTTCACCCTTGCTGACTCCACATAAGCTTCTACTTAAGCAGTTATGCTACATTAGTGTTCTCATCTTTCCTTGGACCTTAGTTAACTTTGTCCAAGggttctgttctgttttgtgtgAATCCTGGGGATCAGAGCCTGTTCAGAGCAGCTTCCCGGGTGCTTGTCAGTAACTAGCTAATTGTCCTTTGGGGTGCCATGGATCATGCTGTGCTTCACATGGACCTGGCTCTGGTGCCATACCAGGAGGTACTGGTCTGCATCACCAACACATCAGGGGTAGCCAGCCTGATAGCCCTGGTTCAGCTCTTTACCTACAAAACTCTCTGAGACCAGTGTATTTGGGTTGCTAGTCATAATTGATGCTGCCTGACAGCAGAATGCTCGCTGTCAGGTGCCCAAGGGGATGGAGGTCCTATATGCTCACCCAGGGGCCTTGTCGCTAAAGACAACCACTGTATCAGAAATACAGAGGTGCCTAGCCCTTGCTAAGCTGTCCAGGTCCACCAAGATTACTGCCATtcactaaattaaaattatcaCCTCAGTTTTATGAGCAGCCTGGCCCACCATTGTTATCTCTGGCCCGTGGTTGGTTGGAGGTCCCTGTGGGTCCTGTCCCTGTGTTGTGGCTATTCACCAAGGTGCTGCTGCTCACATCTCACAAGGGGGAGGTCAGGTCCAGTGTTTGCTGGATGTCATCCACAGTGGGGCCAGCTCAGGGCAGATGTTTGCCTATCCAGACCCACCAGATGTCACAGCTTCTTTCTGGGAGGCCATCAAAGCCTGGTGTCCATCTCACAGatgcttttctgccaggcacaggggctgctgcctctcccttccctgctatCCCTTTTGCCACAGGGCAGGGACCAAATCTGTTCCACCAGTGCCCACAGCCCTTTCATAGGGCTGTGCACTGCGTTTTTTCAGCAAACACAATGCCATCCCCAAAGTGAGCAGAGCTGATAAAGCCTTCAGGAGTACAATGCAGCTGTTGCGCTTTGCCCAGTAGCTCATTACAGTATTGCAAGCTCACCATTGTcgtgatttgttttgtttctgatgttGACATGATGGTACCTTACAGTGTGCTGGAACTCGTGGATAAGGAGGTTTTTCCAGCCAGCgacagcaacagcaaaagcactgctggggagctggagggTGACAGGGACTCCTCACCCTCATGACTCACAGCAGGGTGCTGCCTCAGTAAAAGACACAGGTGCCCCAACCAGCCCTAAGGCAGACCGTAGGCATCTGAATCAAAGGGTATGATCCTATAAATGTTTCTGCCAACATTCCAAGAAAACATTAGTGAGTTTAAAAGTGCCATTTAGATGCCTATAGCAGGAAAACAGTGTAGGACACTCCCATATCACATCCTCATTGCCAAGAAAATGGGACATTCAGGTTGCTGGCCACCCCCCACCCATGGTAGAACTCAGAGTTAAAAGTATTAAGAAACTGCTTCAGTCACTAAACCATGGGATTTTCTGCTGATAGTCCGTCATGGATACAAGCACTCTGGGCCCAGCAAGCCATGCAGGTTGAGCACAGATTTGTGCACAGGTCAGTCAGCTGAACAGAAGACTCTGCATCCATAACTTTGATTAAAATTACCggctggtttaaaaaaaaatatctttatgaaATAGCACATAAGTGAGGACATGTCAGAGCTGGCCTTGTGGCCCAAGTCCCTCCTTGCCAAAGGGACTCAAGCCAGCACCTCACACTGCAAACCCAGAACCAGGAACCTAGTGCTATTCCAGACCCTTTCATAGTCCTCGAGTCCCAgccttctttattttcctttgcacaggatgaaagcaaagattttgcGCCCAgttccagaagaaaacaatatgGCTCTTCTGAGTACCTCTCACAGGTTGACACACCAGGGAAAAGGCCAGCCACCAAGATGGAGCTGCAGGACCCTGAATCCAACCCCCATGCACCACTGGGTCTCCAAGTGGAGGAGCAGGTATGTGAGTTCAAGGGCCATCCAGAAAAGAGAGTTACAAGGCAAGAAGCCAATATCTGAACTGACCTCCCAGCAACATAACTTAGAGAACTTGTCCAAAGTGAATGTAAATCTTTTATGAGAAATCCAGTCTTACATTAGCACTGCCCAGAGGTATAGTGTCTACTGTATTGCCTTGGTAAATCATTCTACTCCTTTCCTATACCGGTAAAAAAGTACtaccttatttttctgttctaaaaACCAGTTCTTGTTTCAACTAGCTTTATGGCTAAAAACATTCTCCAGGGAATAAGAGGCACTGCCTCTAGTCATCCTGTGGCACACATTGGACAATCAGGGTTGGAAACAAAAACATCTGGAGAGACAGAATCAGAGCTCTTAACTTACCTGCTTCAGCTGGCTGCTGTAGTACTAGGGTGCTTGTCTGCTGCTACACACCTGCTGCTCTTAAACACATCTTTCTGGACAcagaaagaagtggaaaatgGCCTATATTATAGTGACTATGAAAAACTTGTATTCTAGCCTTTTCACAGGGGGGTCCCTTCAGAAGAGATAGGGGTCCCGGCAGACTTTAATTCTTAGGAGCCATGCTTATATCTGTATAAAAgactttcttcctctcttggCATTCCCTCTTTGCCTGCGCAGCTGCCCAGAGCAAAGTGCATCTTTCCATTTATAGATCACCCACAGCAGGAAATATCTTAAGACCTCAAACCTGTCATCAGTGTATCTTACTGGATGTGCACAGGAGTTGCTAAGTCTTGATGTGAGAG includes these proteins:
- the LUZP1 gene encoding leucine zipper protein 1 isoform X3, whose protein sequence is MAEFTGYKETSNRHLRFKLQSLSRRLDELEEATKNLQKAEDELLDLQDKVIQTEGSNSSMLADVEALRKRVLKIEGKDEEIRKAEELCRLMKEKLEEEESLTRELKSEIEHLQRRMAELEKLEEAFGRSKNDCTQLCLSLNEEKNLTKKISTELEILRVKVKELEASEDRLDKTEQSLTGELEKLKSLALSFITERKHFNEREKQNEKIIQELTQKLEQNNKLTRADQTRNASNLLERSSNNLLDRNDLRIEDDLTSALPSKESRRKGNVDYLKHVENETRNKSENQKNKNQEDNKVKDLTQEIEKLKTQIKRFESLEEELKKMRAKNNDLQDSYLSEQNKNKLLTGQLEEIKMQIKKQKDVENGEVENEDTSLSSRGKHDRPKYRGVTADLTAAKHKSRELSPQHRRERLRNRDFSVSNDSYSHGGKQVPSPSLMNRKAGKASGASALSDTAVTDTKRLEDKSLVSTFSSGQKEGCITQNEGKRSKEQPSVLSRYPPAAQEQKSWKAPSKPVGDTGPRSKAEKPSQVLRGNCQTGADARDEKSSKGESVASLAEKLKTSQAEVSDCSGDTLLTRGNHTSSNGTASAHRYHLSSHVSASDSTGSTAEAVNTFAASHRQPSEGRAKRAIISQEKEFTDTSLESAKPSTLTKRSHRSRSQEDILQVLTGLDKEDTEQSSTSAMDHVNAGLKMDSKTIQSNQEKLNSDEESGRSKKPITQSDFETRKKVSSKQFSSSRGVFRASLFENDKNTVNDEDSTKCIKPSDASTGGFKSRRSFSPREALRSKAVIKPAIVEKDMKAVMGGTISEAESEKQKSVFKMVTNKMTSSITIFPSEPTASRTSGDTAAKERHVTTSNIIVAPNEPSPITNNLPTPFEISINKSALKLSETDRIGEAAPRSKAETVVSRSSFMIKTSELTERNNCEPPSETICWKSHGSSDAASSETKHVTVRSSWRTRQGLRSLEDSQTKVEKSAASITTNMCRSSVDLSEMEGNSARTNSLEQTSARTSATANSWSAPELGSRRTKSNLSASELLTRRSYASDPTAASAWHRTTLPGAFRACWTTSRR
- the LUZP1 gene encoding leucine zipper protein 1 isoform X2, whose translation is MAEFTGYKETSNRHLRFKLQSLSRRLDELEEATKNLQKAEDELLDLQDKVIQTEGSNSSMLADVEALRKRVLKIEGKDEEIRKAEELCRLMKEKLEEEESLTRELKSEIEHLQRRMAELEKLEEAFGRSKNDCTQLCLSLNEEKNLTKKISTELEILRVKVKELEASEDRLDKTEQSLTGELEKLKSLALSFITERKHFNEREKQNEKIIQELTQKLEQNNKLTRADQTRNASNLLERSSNNLLDRNDLRIEDDLTSALPSKESRRKGNVDYLKHVENETRNKSENQKNKNQEDNKVKDLTQEIEKLKTQIKRFESLEEELKKMRAKNNDLQDSYLSEQNKNKLLTGQLEEIKMQIKKQKDVENGEVENEDTSLSSRGKHDRPKYRGVTADLTAAKHKSRELSPQHRRERLRNRDFSVSNDSYSHGGKQVPSPSLMNRKAGKASGASALSDTAVTDTKRLEDKSLVSTFSSGQKEGCITQNEGKRSKEQPSVLSRYPPAAQEQKSWKAPSKPVGDTGPRSKAEKPSQVLRGNCQTGADARDEKSSKGESVASLAEKLKTSQAEVSDCSGDTLLTRGNHTSSNGTASAHRYHLSSHVSASDSTGSTAEAVNTFAASHRQPSEGRAKRAIISQEKEFTDTSLESAKPSTLTKRSHRSRSQEDILQVLTGLDKEDTEQSSTSAMDHVNAGLKMDSKTIQSNQEKLNSDEESGRSKKPITQSDFETRKKVSSKQFSSSRGVFRASLFENDKNTVNDEDSTKCIKPSDASTGGFKSRRSFSPREALRSKAVIKPAIVEKDMKAVMGGTISEAESEKQKSVFKMVTNKMTSSITIFPSEPTASRTSGDTAAKERHVTTSNIIVAPNEPSPITNNLPTPFEISINKSALKLSETDRIGEAAPRSKAETVVSRSSFMIKTSELTERNNCEPPSETICWKSHGSSDAASSETKHVTVRSSWRTRQGLRSLEDSQTKVEKSAASITTNMCRSSVDLSEMEGNSARTNSLEQTSARTSATANSWSAPELGSRRTKSNLSASELLTRRSYASDPTAASAWHRTTLPDESKDFAPSSRRKQYGSSEYLSQVDTPGKRPATKMELQDPESNPHAPLGLQVEEQGAFRACWTTSRR
- the LUZP1 gene encoding leucine zipper protein 1 isoform X1 yields the protein MAEFTGYKETSNRHLRFKLQSLSRRLDELEEATKNLQKAEDELLDLQDKVIQTEGSNSSMLADVEALRKRVLKIEGKDEEIRKAEELCRLMKEKLEEEESLTRELKSEIEHLQRRMAELEKLEEAFGRSKNDCTQLCLSLNEEKNLTKKISTELEILRVKVKELEASEDRLDKTEQSLTGELEKLKSLALSFITERKHFNEREKQNEKIIQELTQKLEQNNKLTRADQTRNASNLLERSSNNLLDRNDLRIEDDLTSALPSKESRRKGNVDYLKHVENETRNKSENQKNKNQEDNKVKDLTQEIEKLKTQIKRFESLEEELKKMRAKNNDLQDSYLSEQNKNKLLTGQLEEIKMQIKKQKDVENGEVENEDTSLSSRGKHDRPKYRGVTADLTAAKHKSRELSPQHRRERLRNRDFSVSNDSYSHGGKQVPSPSLMNRKAGKASGASALSDTAVTDTKRLEDKSLVSTFSSGQKEGCITQNEGKRSKEQPSVLSRYPPAAQEQKSWKAPSKPVGDTGPRSKAEKPSQVLRGNCQTGADARDEKSSKGESVASLAEKLKTSQAEVSDCSGDTLLTRGNHTSSNGTASAHRYHLSSHVSASDSTGSTAEAVNTFAASHRQPSEGRAKRAIISQEKEFTDTSLESAKPSTLTKRSHRSRSQEDILQVLTGLDKEDTEQSSTSAMDHVNAGLKMDSKTIQSNQEKLNSDEESGRSKKPITQSDFETRKKVSSKQFSSSRGVFRASLFENDKNTVNDEDSTKCIKPSDASTGGFKSRRSFSPREALRSKAVIKPAIVEKDMKAVMGGTISEAESEKQKSVFKMVTNKMTSSITIFPSEPTASRTSGDTAAKERHVTTSNIIVAPNEPSPITNNLPTPFEISINKSALKLSETDRIGEAAPRSKAETVVSRSSFMIKTSELTERNNCEPPSETICWKSHGSSDAASSETKHVTVRSSWRTRQGLRSLEDSQTKVEKSAASITTNMCRSSVDLSEMEGNSARTNSLEQTSARTSATANSWSAPELGSRRTKSNLSASELLTRRSYASDPTAASAWHRTTLPDESKDFAPSSRRKQYGSSEYLSQVDTPGKRPATKMELQDPESNPHAPLGLQVEEQVCEFKGHPEKRVTRQEANI
- the LUZP1 gene encoding leucine zipper protein 1 isoform X4, translated to MAEFTGYKETSNRHLRFKLQSLSRRLDELEEATKNLQKAEDELLDLQDKVIQTEGSNSSMLADVEALRKRVLKIEGKDEEIRKAEELCRLMKEKLEEEESLTRELKSEIEHLQRRMAELEKLEEAFGRSKNDCTQLCLSLNEEKNLTKKISTELEILRVKVKELEASEDRLDKTEQSLTGELEKLKSLALSFITERKHFNEREKQNEKIIQELTQKLEQNNKLTRADQTRNASNLLERSSNNLLDRNDLRIEDDLTSALPSKESRRKGNVDYLKHVENETRNKSENQKNKNQEDNKVKDLTQEIEKLKTQIKRFESLEEELKKMRAKNNDLQDSYLSEQNKNKLLTGQLEEIKMQIKKQKDVENGEVENEDTSLSSRGKHDRPKYRGVTADLTAAKHKSRELSPQHRRERLRNRDFSVSNDSYSHGGKQVPSPSLMNRKAGKASGASALSDTAVTDTKRLEDKSLVSTFSSGQKEGCITQNEGKRSKEQPSVLSRYPPAAQEQKSWKAPSKPVGDTGPRSKAEKPSQVLRGNCQTGADARDEKSSKGESVASLAEKLKTSQAEVSDCSGDTLLTRGNHTSSNGTASAHRYHLSSHVSASDSTGSTAEAVNTFAASHRQPSEGRAKRAIISQEKEFTDTSLESAKPSTLTKRSHRSRSQEDILQVLTGLDKEDTEQSSTSAMDHVNAGLKMDSKTIQSNQEKLNSDEESGRSKKPITQSDFETRKKVSSKQFSSSRGVFRASLFENDKNTVNDEDSTKCIKPSDASTGGFKSRRSFSPREALRSKAVIKPAIVEKDMKAVMGGTISEAESEKQKSVFKMVTNKMTSSITIFPSEPTASRTSGDTAAKERHVTTSNIIVAPNEPSPITNNLPTPFEISINKSALKLSETDRIGEAAPRSKAETVVSRSSFMIKTSELTERNNCEPPSETICWKSHGSSDAASSETKHVTVRSSWRTRQGLRSLEDSQTKVEKSAASITTNMCRSSVDLSEMEGNSARTNSLEQTSARTSATANSWSAPELGSRRTKSNLSASELLTRRSYASDPTAASAWHRTTLPCAGTRG